A region from the Pontixanthobacter aestiaquae genome encodes:
- a CDS encoding tetratricopeptide repeat protein — translation MLSATLALLLQVGPNPGAAPATAVPPELDELRRRQRAEQSTGDNNGIAPATGRLQSCLARAEQDSTAARIESQSWFDSAIGLTRAQALQCRGYAEANLGQWADAARSFIAARDDNDAVDAKYRARLGAMAANALLTAGNFDSAISVLDQAKANAAEAEFTQLSAEIEIDRARALVSQNNPVAAAEALSEARTLAPRSARAWLLSATLSRRTEDLIAAQSQIEQAAALDPSNPEIGLEAGVIAVLSGNDEAARLSWQSIVALAPESSQAVTAKTYLRQLEEPAEKP, via the coding sequence GTGCTATCCGCTACTCTTGCTCTCTTGCTGCAAGTCGGCCCCAATCCGGGCGCTGCGCCTGCTACCGCTGTGCCGCCCGAACTCGATGAGCTTCGCCGCAGACAGAGAGCGGAGCAGAGTACTGGAGACAATAATGGTATCGCGCCTGCTACCGGCCGTCTGCAATCCTGCCTGGCCCGCGCCGAACAAGACAGCACCGCCGCGCGGATCGAATCACAATCGTGGTTCGACAGCGCCATTGGACTGACCCGCGCGCAGGCCTTGCAATGCCGCGGCTATGCCGAGGCCAATCTAGGCCAATGGGCTGACGCGGCGCGCAGCTTTATCGCCGCCAGGGATGACAATGACGCCGTCGATGCCAAATACCGCGCGCGGCTCGGCGCAATGGCGGCAAATGCATTGCTGACTGCGGGGAATTTTGACAGCGCAATATCAGTGCTAGACCAGGCAAAAGCGAATGCGGCTGAAGCAGAATTTACCCAATTGAGCGCAGAGATTGAGATCGACCGCGCACGCGCCTTGGTCAGCCAAAACAATCCTGTCGCAGCAGCAGAAGCGCTGTCAGAAGCACGGACACTCGCACCGCGGAGCGCCCGTGCATGGCTGCTCTCAGCAACATTGTCGCGCAGGACAGAGGATCTGATCGCAGCGCAAAGCCAGATCGAGCAGGCTGCAGCGCTGGACCCGTCCAATCCGGAGATTGGTCTGGAGGCGGGCGTGATCGCGGTGCTCTCAGGCAATGACGAGGCGGCGCGCCTGAGTTGGCAATCGATAGTTGCCCTCGCT
- a CDS encoding alpha/beta fold hydrolase — MTCVQFFQMPDGEQIAFRHHGQINDKPTLVFLPGYMSDMDGGKATALLEWAEQQSAGCLLLDYSGCGQSGGDFADGTLSKWRDEVLALIEARGIDQVVLIGSSMGGWLMLMIALALGPRLVGMAGIAPAPDFTEWGRSEADRTKLEAGETVFDENPYGPEPTPMHAEFWKDGQTNRLLGNEIAIDCPVRLLHGERDTDVPHRISLELAKQLRSDDVQVTLIKDGDHRLSRGSDITLLLSQVQNLLV; from the coding sequence ATGACCTGCGTTCAATTCTTCCAAATGCCTGATGGTGAGCAGATTGCCTTCCGTCACCATGGGCAAATCAACGACAAACCCACGCTCGTTTTCTTGCCCGGCTACATGTCCGATATGGATGGCGGCAAAGCAACAGCGCTGCTCGAATGGGCAGAGCAACAGTCGGCCGGCTGCCTGCTGCTCGATTATTCGGGCTGCGGCCAAAGCGGCGGCGACTTTGCCGATGGCACATTGTCCAAATGGCGCGATGAAGTGCTCGCCTTGATCGAGGCACGCGGTATTGATCAAGTCGTTTTGATCGGCTCCTCAATGGGCGGTTGGCTGATGTTGATGATTGCGCTCGCTTTGGGTCCGCGTCTCGTCGGGATGGCCGGGATCGCCCCGGCACCCGATTTTACCGAATGGGGCCGCTCCGAAGCTGATAGGACTAAACTGGAGGCGGGCGAAACGGTGTTCGACGAGAACCCCTATGGTCCTGAACCGACCCCAATGCATGCCGAATTCTGGAAAGACGGACAGACAAACCGATTACTAGGTAACGAAATCGCAATCGATTGTCCGGTTCGCTTGCTCCACGGAGAGCGTGACACGGACGTGCCTCACCGCATTAGTCTAGAGCTCGCGAAACAGCTTCGTTCGGACGATGTACAGGTAACCCTGATCAAAGATGGCGATCACCGCCTGTCGCGCGGCAGTGACATAACGCTGTTGCTGAGTCAGGTGCAGAACCTGCTCGTCTGA
- a CDS encoding helix-turn-helix transcriptional regulator — MKNRLKVLRAERNWSQQELADRLGVSRQSVNAIETGKYDPSLPLAFTIAETFAMTIEEIFERG; from the coding sequence GTGAAGAACCGCCTCAAAGTGCTGCGCGCGGAACGCAACTGGAGTCAGCAGGAACTGGCCGACCGGCTCGGAGTATCGCGCCAGAGCGTGAACGCGATCGAAACCGGCAAATATGATCCGTCGCTGCCGTTGGCCTTCACCATCGCCGAAACCTTCGCTATGACTATCGAAGAAATATTCGAGCGGGGCTGA
- a CDS encoding alkaline phosphatase D family protein, with protein sequence MGLGAVIWRAYAFGMKTELPVAARIPQLDRRTLFRNGLLGAGLTAMPGVTGAKTLSGFGYGVASGEPSADTVLLWTRFQAAQDSVLEWEASLNANFANVVAGGTITARAENDWCVKPVARGLQPDSWYYFRFVAPDGQTSQIGRTRTLPQGPTSRFRLAVVGCSNIGFGWFNAYAHIAEADDTDLVLHTGDYIYEYGRGVYPTKEQKLPGRMRGIDSEIIALADYRARYAQYRSDPDLQRLHQLFPMLHVPDDHESANDSYRDGAQNHQPDTEGPWDARKRASVRANREWMPVSDEPWAAYEIGDLATLFRLETRLEGRTKPFDLREIIGRGGKDPGKILAALQAFENDEWREASRTLMGDVQESWLADGLKASREDGKVWQILLQQTVMTSLKSSPDIANGMTDALPEFIRNRILGGVLTSMAGLPFNMDAWDGYPAARERLLKSAQEADANLIVLAGDSHNGWASELANMGAPAAIEFAGHSVSSPGMEAFLTWIKPEDMAAQSVQTNEQLKWANTKHRGYMSVELTPTKATSEYRFLETVRAKSTGLAGTQRISSDAGSHALDIG encoded by the coding sequence ATGGGTCTTGGCGCTGTCATATGGCGGGCCTATGCGTTCGGAATGAAAACCGAACTGCCCGTCGCCGCCCGCATTCCTCAACTTGATCGCAGGACGTTGTTCCGCAATGGATTGCTCGGCGCGGGCCTCACCGCAATGCCGGGCGTGACGGGCGCAAAGACGCTGTCCGGCTTCGGCTATGGTGTCGCAAGCGGCGAACCAAGCGCTGATACTGTGTTGCTTTGGACCCGGTTTCAGGCGGCGCAGGACAGTGTCCTCGAATGGGAAGCGTCGCTCAATGCGAATTTTGCGAATGTCGTTGCAGGCGGGACGATTACGGCGCGCGCCGAAAATGACTGGTGCGTGAAACCGGTGGCGAGGGGCTTGCAGCCTGATAGCTGGTATTACTTCCGCTTCGTCGCGCCAGACGGCCAGACATCCCAGATCGGCCGCACACGAACTCTGCCGCAGGGGCCGACATCGCGTTTCCGGCTGGCGGTCGTCGGCTGCTCCAATATCGGGTTCGGCTGGTTCAACGCCTATGCGCATATTGCGGAAGCGGATGATACCGACCTCGTGCTGCACACTGGCGACTACATTTATGAATATGGCCGCGGCGTCTATCCGACCAAAGAGCAGAAACTGCCGGGTCGGATGCGCGGTATAGATAGCGAGATTATTGCGCTGGCCGATTATCGCGCGCGTTATGCGCAATATCGCAGCGATCCCGATTTGCAGCGACTGCATCAATTGTTCCCAATGCTGCATGTGCCCGACGACCATGAAAGCGCGAATGATTCGTACCGCGATGGTGCACAGAACCATCAGCCCGACACAGAAGGGCCATGGGATGCGCGTAAACGCGCTTCCGTTCGTGCCAATCGTGAATGGATGCCTGTCTCCGACGAACCGTGGGCGGCTTACGAGATTGGCGATTTGGCGACGCTTTTCCGGCTGGAAACCCGACTGGAAGGCCGCACCAAACCCTTCGACTTGCGCGAAATCATCGGGCGCGGCGGCAAAGACCCGGGCAAGATTCTCGCCGCGCTCCAGGCGTTTGAGAATGATGAATGGCGCGAGGCATCGCGCACACTGATGGGCGACGTTCAGGAGAGCTGGCTGGCCGATGGGCTGAAGGCCTCCCGCGAAGACGGGAAAGTCTGGCAAATATTGCTCCAGCAAACCGTGATGACGAGTTTGAAGTCCTCGCCCGACATTGCAAACGGCATGACCGACGCGCTGCCGGAATTTATCCGCAACCGGATTTTGGGCGGCGTACTGACCAGCATGGCGGGTCTGCCGTTCAATATGGATGCATGGGATGGTTATCCGGCTGCGCGCGAACGGCTGCTCAAATCGGCGCAGGAGGCTGACGCCAATCTGATTGTGCTTGCGGGTGACAGCCATAATGGCTGGGCATCAGAGCTTGCCAATATGGGCGCGCCTGCCGCAATCGAGTTTGCTGGCCATTCGGTGTCATCGCCCGGTATGGAAGCCTTCCTCACCTGGATAAAGCCGGAGGATATGGCTGCACAATCTGTGCAGACCAACGAGCAGCTCAAATGGGCGAACACCAAGC